AGAGAAGACGACGCAGCTAGCCATTCTGTAGTAGCCGAGTCGAATGGAGCGCATCTACTCCAAAGCGACATCTGGGTTAGAGGCAGAATCCACGATATCAGGAGCAAGGGCTCCTTAGccttcatcattttgagGCACAAACTGTACTCCATGCAGTGCATACTAGATATAAAGCATAACGACAATGACAAGAATATGATGAAGTGGGTAAGCAACTTGCCACTGGAATCTATCGTAGATATAAAGGGAAAGCTGAGCAAGCCGGAGGTCCCAATCGATAGCACCAATATAAAGTACGAAGCACatataaggaaaatattCTGCATAAGCAAGACGGCAAAGGAGTTGCCCTTTTTGTTAAAGGATGCAAATATGAAGGAAACGAATGAGGAGGGAAGCATCAAGGTGAATCAGGACAATCGGTTAAACAATAGATGTGTAGACTTGAGGACCTACGCCAACTATAGCATCTTCTGCCTGCAGTCACAAATTTGCACCATCTTTAAGAATTTTCTACTAGAGAATAATTTCATCGAAATACATACGCCCAAATTGCTTGGAGAGAGCAGCGAAGGAGGAGCCAATGCTTTTCAAATTAACTACTTTAACCAGAAGGGCTTCCTAGCACAGTCCCCCCAACTGTACAAGCAGATGTGTATTAACTCCGGATTTGATAGGGTCTTCGAGGTCGCCCCCGTTTTTAGAGCCGAAAATAGCAACACCTATAGGCACCTCTGTGAATACGTATCCTTAGATGTAGAAATGACCTACAAATATGACTACCTAGAAAATGTGCACTTTTACGATTCTATGTTTAAGCACATTTTCACTGAGTTGTCAAAAGGAGGGAAGAATGAAATGCTCATTAAGACTGTAAAGGGGCAGTACCCTTGTGAGGATTTCCAGTGGCTAGAGGAGACTCCAATTTTTACCTACGAAGAGGCCATAAAAATGCTAATACAGCATGGAAAGCTTCACctaaaagaggaggaaatttTAGCCTATGATATGTCCACCGATATGGAAAAGGAATTGGGGAAAATTGTTAAGGCGTCTCACCATACGGATTACTACATCATTATTAACTTCCCCTCTGCGCTGAGACCTTTTTATACTATGTATAAGGAAGACGAGCCGGCCATCTCCAATTCGTATGATTTCTTTatgaggggggaggagattCTGTCTGGGTCCCAACGGATTAGCGATGTGAATTTGCTGCTCGAAAATATCAAGCGGTTTAACTTGGACGCGAATAAGCTCAATTTTTACATCGACTCCTTTGCCTACTCGTCGTACCCCCACTCCGGCTGCGGCATCGGCCTCGAGCGCGTCCTCATGCTCTTCCTCGGCCTCAACAACATCCGCAAGACGTCGCTCTTCCCGCGCGACCCGAAGCGGCTCATCCCGTGAGGGCGCGCCCAAAGCGAGGGCGAAAAAAGCGGCTCGGTTAGGCTATACAGTTAAGCGGTGCAGTTAAGCGGTAGGGATAGGAGGCACCGTTAGGCTGTACTGTTATGCGGTGCAGTTCCACAGAGCAGGGGCCGTGTGGAGAATGCCCCCT
Above is a genomic segment from Plasmodium vivax chromosome 2, whole genome shotgun sequence containing:
- a CDS encoding aspartate-tRNA ligase, putative (encoded by transcript PVX_081610A) — protein: MQRCCFTLVRRFHHVQKYIPVKEVRARPVGVAIPCIKKGESLTLRRRSTTMEGETEQVKEKEGSQVENAADEVSDKKKEKKAKKLAEKEKKLAKKAERENLKNEATKVLEHVCEDINKESYGFVKISKMKENEKEIRLFNLEEIYHSLMKVGGSGATDGGKREDDAASHSVVAESNGAHLLQSDIWVRGRIHDIRSKGSLAFIILRHKLYSMQCILDIKHNDNDKNMMKWVSNLPLESIVDIKGKLSKPEVPIDSTNIKYEAHIRKIFCISKTAKELPFLLKDANMKETNEEGSIKVNQDNRLNNRCVDLRTYANYSIFCLQSQICTIFKNFLLENNFIEIHTPKLLGESSEGGANAFQINYFNQKGFLAQSPQLYKQMCINSGFDRVFEVAPVFRAENSNTYRHLCEYVSLDVEMTYKYDYLENVHFYDSMFKHIFTELSKGGKNEMLIKTVKGQYPCEDFQWLEETPIFTYEEAIKMLIQHGKLHLKEEEILAYDMSTDMEKELGKIVKASHHTDYYIIINFPSALRPFYTMYKEDEPAISNSYDFFMRGEEILSGSQRISDVNLLLENIKRFNLDANKLNFYIDSFAYSSYPHSGCGIGLERVLMLFLGLNNIRKTSLFPRDPKRLIP